A part of Saccopteryx bilineata isolate mSacBil1 chromosome 10, mSacBil1_pri_phased_curated, whole genome shotgun sequence genomic DNA contains:
- the ALS2CL gene encoding ALS2 C-terminal-like protein isoform X2, giving the protein MTAFARPGSGAQAMCSPVETALLRLEEEFLTALARINKHVLQPLLVPAPEPLDVQGRECRQLLQQLQGSTQQLQKTTEESLRSLRKRLRLPDTVGLESLKLLCNAGGVLQVHMEYIECYTSCMVVQAFQKAVKWRPSEYWQDKQKELRLLLRGVGSEGPVGTALAQALRQLLTHHVQQYVRHLLSLRDTTGEGHPARELVVHAAALFEDLQSFMRQALDQAAATQALWRSLDCELRDALCTPARRLLQDSEEIFVMVSPLWADRVLLFNDVLILLQGHSVHSSHSFDLKLVWVEPEQDRCMVYLLTPEEEFYFYCKKSRDQVVWRQKVTQAVCQALREKKDFPVLGAGQEASETPACRTAVYTFRAEGHLRQATYDGKWWRARPHGQGTLKWPDGRNHVGTFCQGVEHGFGVLLVPQASEDKFDCYKCHWLEGSMCGYGICEYSTEKVYKGYFRAGMRHGFGVLEITPQASQPSRYTGHWERGLRSGYGVQEDGDRGERYIGMWRADQRHGPGVMVTQAGVCYQGTFQADKMVGPGILLYEDDSLYEGTFTRDLILTGKGSFSHGTRTGLHVQGELDTAALPPDPGSTYKRQLGLGAFPVESRWQGVYGPFRDFVSAGCPGDRQEALLGFHMQSLKELRESQEDLCCERTPLEDSVDRMEDVLEELLQHREPEALQQCLRKALSSSLHPLGKLVRMLMMTFQATYAGIGANKHLQELAQEEVKQHARELWAAYRGLLQVALQRKGQALEEEEDAEKRDQQVYGLMLPLMLPSFYSELFTLYMLLHEKEDSLYIRGITNFSLFSDTKLLEFLDVQKHLWPKDLKLTSNQRHSLVKDKCFLSATECLQKILATMNPWEKLEVLERTCGEIEATVSRVLGQEHKLPMDDLLPLLIYVVSRAGIQHLGAEIHLIRDMMEPIRTGGLYDFLLTALESCYQHIQRDEMRRLPSH; this is encoded by the exons GCCCGGAAGCGGTGCCCAGGCCATGTGCAGCCCTGTGGAGACGGCCCTGCTGCGGCTGGAGGAGGAGTTCTTGACCGCACTTGCCCGAATCAACAAGCATGTCCTCCAGCCCCTGCTTGTGCCTG CCCCAGAGCCCTTGGACGTCCAGGGCAGGGAGTGCCGGCAGCTCCTGCAGCAGCTGCAGGGGAGCACCCAGCAGCTGCAGAAGACGACGGAGGAAAGCCTGCGCTCGCTGCGGAAACGGCTGCGCCTCCCGGACACCGTTGGCCTGGAATCTCTGAAGCTGCTGTGCAACGCTGGTGGCGTTCTGCAGGTCCACATGGA GTACATCGAGTGCTACACAAGCTGCATGGTGGTCCAGGCCTTTCAGAAGGCGGTGAAATGGAGGCCGAG CGAGTACTGgcaggacaagcagaaggagcTGCGGCTGCTCCTTCGGGGCGTGGGCTCCGAGGGCCCGGTGGGCACCGCGCTGGCCCAGGCCCTCCGCCAGCTGCTCACCCACCACGTGCAGCAGTATGTGCGCCACCTGCTGAGCCTCAGGGACACCACCGGGGAG GGTCACCCCGCCCGGGAGCTGGTGGTGCACGCAGCCGCCCTCTTTGAGGACCTCCAGTCCTTCATGAGGCAGGCGCTGGACCAGGCCGCGGCCACGCAGGCCCTCTGGCGTTCCCTGGACTGTGAGCTGAGG GACGCACTCTGCACCCCGGCTCGCCGACTCTTGCAGGACAGCGAGGAAATCTTCGTGATGGTCAGCCCGCTGTGGGCAGATCGCGTGCTGCTCTTCAACGATGTCCTCATCCTTCTGCAG GGCCACAGTGTCCACTCCTCCCACTCCTTTGATCTGAAGCTGGTGTGGGTGGAACCTGAGCAGGACAG GTGCATGGTTTACCTCCTCACACCCGAGGAGGAGTTCTATTTCTACTGCAAGAAGTCCCGGGACCAA GTGGTCTGGCGGCAGAAGGTCACCCaggctgtgtgccaggccctgcgtGAGAAGAAAGACTTCCCGGTGCTGGGGGCGGGCCAGGAGGCCTCGGAGACCCCCGCCTGCCGCACCGCGGTGTACACCTTCCGTGCAGAGGGTCACCTCCGCCAGGCTACCTATGACGGCAAGTGGTGGCGGGCCAGACCCCACGGCCA GGGAACCCTGAAGTGGCCGGATGGGCGGAATCACGTGGGCACTTTCTGCCAAGGTGTGGAGCACGG CTTTGGCGTCCTCCTGGTGCCCCAGGCCTCCGAGGACAAGTTTGACTGTTACAAGTGCCACTGGCTGGAAGGCAGCATGTGTGGCTACGGCATCTGTGA GTATAGCACTGAGAAGGTGTACAAGGGCTACTTCCGGGCAGGCATGCGGCACGGGTTTGGGGTCCTCGAGATCACCCCACAAGCCTCTCAGCCCTCCAGATACACGGGCCACTGGGAGAGGGGCCTGAGGAGCGGCTATGGCGTCCAGGAGGATGGTGACAG ggGCGAGCGCTACATCGGCATGTGGCGGGCCGACCAGCGCCACGGTCCGGGGGTCATGGTCACCCAGGCGGGAGTCTGCTACCAGGGGACCTTCCAGGCAGACAAGATGGTG GGCCCAGGGATCCTTCTCTATGAAGATGACTCTTTGTACGAGGGCACCTTCACCAGGGACCTGATCCTCACGGGGAAG GGCTCCTTCAGCCACGGGACGAGGACAGGACTGCACGTCCAAGGCGAGCTGGACACGGCTGCCCTCCCGCCCGACCCAGGCAGTACCTACAAGAG GCAGCTGGGCCTGGGCGCCTTCCCTGTGGAGAGCCGCTGGCAGGGTGTCTACGGCCCCTTCCGGGACTTCGTGAGCGCTGGCTGCCCTGGGGATCGGCAGGAGGCCCTGCTGGGCTTCCACATGCAGAGCTTGAAGGAGCTGCGGGAGTCCCAGGAGGACCTGTGCTGTGAGAG GACCCCGCTGGAGGACAGTGTAGACAGAATGGAAGACGTCCTGGAGGAGCTGCTGCAGCACCGGGAGCCCGAGGCCCTGCAGCAGTGCCTCCGGAAG gctctgagcaGCTCGCTGCACCCCCTGGGGAAGCTGGTCCGGATGCTGATGATGACCTTCCAGGCCACGTATGCGGGCATTGGGGCCAACAAGCACCTGCAGGAGCTGGCCCAGGAGGAGGTGAAACAGCACGCCCGGGAGCTCTGGGCCGCCTACCG GGGTCTGCTGCAGGTTGCCTTACAGCGCAAGGGCCAGGccctggaggaagaggaagacgcAGAGAAAAG GGACCAGCAGGTGTATGGATTGATGCTGCCTCTCATGCTACCCAGCTTCTACTCAGAGCTCTTCACTCTCTATATGCTTCTGCATGAGAAGGAGGACAGTCTGTATATCCGGGGCATCACCAACTTCAGCCTCTTCTCGGACACCAAGCTTCTTGAGTTCTTGGATGTGCAGAA GCACCTGTGGCCCAAGGACCTCAAGCTGACGAGCAATCAG AGACACTCCCTGGTCAAGGACAAGTGCTTCCTGTCAGCTACTGAGTGCCTGCAGAAGATCTT GGCCACGATGAACCCCTGGGAGAAGCTGGAGGTGCTGGAGAGGACATGTGGGGAGATCGAGGCCACCGTGTCGCGCGTGCTGGGCCAGGAGCACAAGCTGCCCATGGACGACTTGCTGCCGCTGCTCATCTATGTGGTGTCGCGAGCCGG AATCCAGCACCTGGGAGCCGAGATCCACCTGATTCGTGACATGATGGAGCCCATCCGCACAGGGGGCCTATATGACTTCCTGCTCACCGCCCTTGAG TCCTGTTACCAGCACATCCAGAGGGACGAAATGCGTCGACTGCCCAGCCACTAG
- the ALS2CL gene encoding ALS2 C-terminal-like protein isoform X1 — protein MTAFARPGSGAQAMCSPVETALLRLEEEFLTALARINKHVLQPLLVPAPEPLDVQGRECRQLLQQLQGSTQQLQKTTEESLRSLRKRLRLPDTVGLESLKLLCNAGGVLQVHMEYIECYTSCMVVQAFQKAVKWRPSEYWQDKQKELRLLLRGVGSEGPVGTALAQALRQLLTHHVQQYVRHLLSLRDTTGEGHPARELVVHAAALFEDLQSFMRQALDQAAATQALWRSLDCELRDALCTPARRLLQDSEEIFVMVSPLWADRVLLFNDVLILLQGHSVHSSHSFDLKLVWVEPEQDRCMVYLLTPEEEFYFYCKKSRDQVVWRQKVTQAVCQALREKKDFPVLGAGQEASETPACRTAVYTFRAEGHLRQATYDGKWWRARPHGQGTLKWPDGRNHVGTFCQGVEHGFGVLLVPQASEDKFDCYKCHWLEGSMCGYGICEYSTEKVYKGYFRAGMRHGFGVLEITPQASQPSRYTGHWERGLRSGYGVQEDGDRGERYIGMWRADQRHGPGVMVTQAGVCYQGTFQADKMVGPGILLYEDDSLYEGTFTRDLILTGKGKITFLNGFTLQGSFSHGTRTGLHVQGELDTAALPPDPGSTYKRQLGLGAFPVESRWQGVYGPFRDFVSAGCPGDRQEALLGFHMQSLKELRESQEDLCCERTPLEDSVDRMEDVLEELLQHREPEALQQCLRKALSSSLHPLGKLVRMLMMTFQATYAGIGANKHLQELAQEEVKQHARELWAAYRGLLQVALQRKGQALEEEEDAEKRDQQVYGLMLPLMLPSFYSELFTLYMLLHEKEDSLYIRGITNFSLFSDTKLLEFLDVQKHLWPKDLKLTSNQRHSLVKDKCFLSATECLQKILATMNPWEKLEVLERTCGEIEATVSRVLGQEHKLPMDDLLPLLIYVVSRAGIQHLGAEIHLIRDMMEPIRTGGLYDFLLTALESCYQHIQRDEMRRLPSH, from the exons GCCCGGAAGCGGTGCCCAGGCCATGTGCAGCCCTGTGGAGACGGCCCTGCTGCGGCTGGAGGAGGAGTTCTTGACCGCACTTGCCCGAATCAACAAGCATGTCCTCCAGCCCCTGCTTGTGCCTG CCCCAGAGCCCTTGGACGTCCAGGGCAGGGAGTGCCGGCAGCTCCTGCAGCAGCTGCAGGGGAGCACCCAGCAGCTGCAGAAGACGACGGAGGAAAGCCTGCGCTCGCTGCGGAAACGGCTGCGCCTCCCGGACACCGTTGGCCTGGAATCTCTGAAGCTGCTGTGCAACGCTGGTGGCGTTCTGCAGGTCCACATGGA GTACATCGAGTGCTACACAAGCTGCATGGTGGTCCAGGCCTTTCAGAAGGCGGTGAAATGGAGGCCGAG CGAGTACTGgcaggacaagcagaaggagcTGCGGCTGCTCCTTCGGGGCGTGGGCTCCGAGGGCCCGGTGGGCACCGCGCTGGCCCAGGCCCTCCGCCAGCTGCTCACCCACCACGTGCAGCAGTATGTGCGCCACCTGCTGAGCCTCAGGGACACCACCGGGGAG GGTCACCCCGCCCGGGAGCTGGTGGTGCACGCAGCCGCCCTCTTTGAGGACCTCCAGTCCTTCATGAGGCAGGCGCTGGACCAGGCCGCGGCCACGCAGGCCCTCTGGCGTTCCCTGGACTGTGAGCTGAGG GACGCACTCTGCACCCCGGCTCGCCGACTCTTGCAGGACAGCGAGGAAATCTTCGTGATGGTCAGCCCGCTGTGGGCAGATCGCGTGCTGCTCTTCAACGATGTCCTCATCCTTCTGCAG GGCCACAGTGTCCACTCCTCCCACTCCTTTGATCTGAAGCTGGTGTGGGTGGAACCTGAGCAGGACAG GTGCATGGTTTACCTCCTCACACCCGAGGAGGAGTTCTATTTCTACTGCAAGAAGTCCCGGGACCAA GTGGTCTGGCGGCAGAAGGTCACCCaggctgtgtgccaggccctgcgtGAGAAGAAAGACTTCCCGGTGCTGGGGGCGGGCCAGGAGGCCTCGGAGACCCCCGCCTGCCGCACCGCGGTGTACACCTTCCGTGCAGAGGGTCACCTCCGCCAGGCTACCTATGACGGCAAGTGGTGGCGGGCCAGACCCCACGGCCA GGGAACCCTGAAGTGGCCGGATGGGCGGAATCACGTGGGCACTTTCTGCCAAGGTGTGGAGCACGG CTTTGGCGTCCTCCTGGTGCCCCAGGCCTCCGAGGACAAGTTTGACTGTTACAAGTGCCACTGGCTGGAAGGCAGCATGTGTGGCTACGGCATCTGTGA GTATAGCACTGAGAAGGTGTACAAGGGCTACTTCCGGGCAGGCATGCGGCACGGGTTTGGGGTCCTCGAGATCACCCCACAAGCCTCTCAGCCCTCCAGATACACGGGCCACTGGGAGAGGGGCCTGAGGAGCGGCTATGGCGTCCAGGAGGATGGTGACAG ggGCGAGCGCTACATCGGCATGTGGCGGGCCGACCAGCGCCACGGTCCGGGGGTCATGGTCACCCAGGCGGGAGTCTGCTACCAGGGGACCTTCCAGGCAGACAAGATGGTG GGCCCAGGGATCCTTCTCTATGAAGATGACTCTTTGTACGAGGGCACCTTCACCAGGGACCTGATCCTCACGGGGAAG GGCAAGATCACCTTCCTCAATGGCTTCACCCTGCAGGGCTCCTTCAGCCACGGGACGAGGACAGGACTGCACGTCCAAGGCGAGCTGGACACGGCTGCCCTCCCGCCCGACCCAGGCAGTACCTACAAGAG GCAGCTGGGCCTGGGCGCCTTCCCTGTGGAGAGCCGCTGGCAGGGTGTCTACGGCCCCTTCCGGGACTTCGTGAGCGCTGGCTGCCCTGGGGATCGGCAGGAGGCCCTGCTGGGCTTCCACATGCAGAGCTTGAAGGAGCTGCGGGAGTCCCAGGAGGACCTGTGCTGTGAGAG GACCCCGCTGGAGGACAGTGTAGACAGAATGGAAGACGTCCTGGAGGAGCTGCTGCAGCACCGGGAGCCCGAGGCCCTGCAGCAGTGCCTCCGGAAG gctctgagcaGCTCGCTGCACCCCCTGGGGAAGCTGGTCCGGATGCTGATGATGACCTTCCAGGCCACGTATGCGGGCATTGGGGCCAACAAGCACCTGCAGGAGCTGGCCCAGGAGGAGGTGAAACAGCACGCCCGGGAGCTCTGGGCCGCCTACCG GGGTCTGCTGCAGGTTGCCTTACAGCGCAAGGGCCAGGccctggaggaagaggaagacgcAGAGAAAAG GGACCAGCAGGTGTATGGATTGATGCTGCCTCTCATGCTACCCAGCTTCTACTCAGAGCTCTTCACTCTCTATATGCTTCTGCATGAGAAGGAGGACAGTCTGTATATCCGGGGCATCACCAACTTCAGCCTCTTCTCGGACACCAAGCTTCTTGAGTTCTTGGATGTGCAGAA GCACCTGTGGCCCAAGGACCTCAAGCTGACGAGCAATCAG AGACACTCCCTGGTCAAGGACAAGTGCTTCCTGTCAGCTACTGAGTGCCTGCAGAAGATCTT GGCCACGATGAACCCCTGGGAGAAGCTGGAGGTGCTGGAGAGGACATGTGGGGAGATCGAGGCCACCGTGTCGCGCGTGCTGGGCCAGGAGCACAAGCTGCCCATGGACGACTTGCTGCCGCTGCTCATCTATGTGGTGTCGCGAGCCGG AATCCAGCACCTGGGAGCCGAGATCCACCTGATTCGTGACATGATGGAGCCCATCCGCACAGGGGGCCTATATGACTTCCTGCTCACCGCCCTTGAG TCCTGTTACCAGCACATCCAGAGGGACGAAATGCGTCGACTGCCCAGCCACTAG